The following are encoded in a window of Paramormyrops kingsleyae isolate MSU_618 chromosome 12, PKINGS_0.4, whole genome shotgun sequence genomic DNA:
- the rest gene encoding RE1-silencing transcription factor isoform X1, giving the protein MAAQPVYPIGVGMFTPVVSVPMAGEGQGVTDMAAPQLVMLANVALTSEGTNCESLTEEKQMVELKTVGSGSYSDSEDEALTRFSGFDGQAEAPLVVYDEAQPDPPCQTAAEPEPEPEETRNDQEGVAEPPEQDQSPAGVGKRKRIQRPVEPPKKKKPFHCKPCQYQAECEEDFVHHIRRHSAKKLIVVNGAEAEAEGAAKDSASSAEGGDGLVYTKGVIRCERCGYNTNRYDHYVAHLKHHTKEGDSQRVYKCTICTYTTISQYHWKKHLRNHFPSKLYTCAQCCYFSDRKNNYVQHIRTHTGERPFRCPYCKYSSSQKTHLTRHMRTHSGERPFKCETCSYLAANQHEVTRHARQVHNGPKPLSCPHCQYKTADRSNYKKHVELHINPRQFLCPVCSYAASKKCNLQYHIKSRHPDCSEITMDVSKVKLRVKKPDSNSTYYNVDGNTQYVLTGIKERKGQPEKRSVKQGNATADEQQNLTPMNLSMRKSNRPASAPAAEKERKDKTSKKGEQNSEKAGTGKAEKGLAEEKGTEKQKEKCERRERSGGRTTRMEKADCDGKQAESGLEKVEKKKEAKKTTKASRLSDGTVVKTPNRRGRKSAKMTTGSEEKDKMEKVEKKKEKAEKERMEKERTEKARVEKERVEKKRLEKERVEKERLEKERVEKERLEKERVEQEKVEKERVEQEKVEKERVEKEKVEKERVEKEKVEKERVEKEKVERERVEKEQLEKEKAERERVEKERLEKEKAERDRVEKERAEKERVEREKLEKEQAERERVEKERTEREKAESKNKKTVKSDRSACQSSPKVMKDVEDKDQGRDFECWELPRKCESREVANTYGKRKAEELEQSSHCQGTSEPSVSRKSRRKKAEDMPLQASSILRSKRKVLQTCQATRGKDKPAKGLGLPVVVQLQTKTKKVQSKKKQSLSLLEPSMVDENIVEQVLEGENPTVETDASAMEAEHQVLIQTPQETTANKDQHNVEAHLGLLRNPVDGVNEEERTEMEHGPVNSAPNEVPEARGKALEPQKGEQGQPSSTLELPRTGHKPAETEEDEGIHSHDGSDISDNVSEGSDDSGLSGSGKLAGPETPTEEVPPVPTATALPSHTCIFCDRTFPMEVEYRRHLNRHLVNVYYLESAASEEQ; this is encoded by the exons ATGGCTGCCCAGCCTGTTTATCCCATTGGAGTGGGCATGTTTACTCCTGTGGTGTCTGTGCCCATGGCAGGTGAGGGCCAGGGAGTGACGGATATGGCTGCCCCGCAGTTGGTCATGCTTGCCAACGTGGCCCTCACTTCCGAGGGCACCAATTGTGAGAGCCTCACGGAGGAGAAACAGATGGTGGAACTGAAGACGGTGGGCAGTGGCAGCTACTCTGATAGCGAGGATGAGGCGCTGACGCGATTCAGTGGGTTTGACGGCCAAGCAGAGGCGCCTTTGGTCGTGTACGACGAGGCCCAGCCGGATCCACCATGCCAGACTGCCGCGGAGCCGGAGCCAGAGCCAGAGGAGACGAGAAATGATCAGGAGGGGGTAGCTGAACCTCCAGAGCAGGATCAGTCTCCGGCAGGAGTAGGCAAGCGTAAGCGCATACAGCGGCCTGTGGAACCACCCAAGAAGAAAAAGCCATTCCACTGCAAGCCCTGTCAGTATCAGGCGGAGTGTGAGGAGGATTTTGTCCATCACATCCGTAGGCATAGTGCCAAGAAGCTAATCGTGGTTAATGGGGCGGAGGCTGAGGCTGAGGGAGCGGCCAAGGACTCAGCATCCAGTGCTGAGGGAGGGGACGGGTTGGTGTACACGAAGGGAGTGATTCGCTGTGAACGCTGCGGCTATAATACAAACCGCTATGACCACTATGTGGCCCACCTCAAACATCACACTAAGGAGGGGGACAGCCAGAGGGTTTATAAATGTACCATCTGCACGTACACCACCATCAGTCAGTACCACTGGAAGAAGCACTTGCGGAACCACTTCCCCAGCAAGCTGTACACCTGTGCACAGTGCTGCTATTTCTCTGATCGCAAGAACAACTACGTGCAGCACATTCGCACTCACACAG GGGAGCGTCCATTCCGGTGCCCATACTGCAAGTATTCAAGCTCCCAGAAAACGCACTTGACCCGGCACATGAGAACACACTCAG GTGAGAGGCCATTTAAATGTGAGACCTGTAGCTACCTAGCTGCCAACCAGCATGAAGTGACTCGCCATGCCAGGCAGGTTCACAACGGCCCCAAACCCCTGAGCTGCCCACATTGCCAGTACAAGACGGCGGATCGCAGCAATTACAAAAAGCACGTAGAGCTTCATATCAACCCTCGGCAGTTCCTTTGCCCCGTCTGCAGCTACGCTGCCTCCAAGAAGTGCAACTTGCAGTATCACATCAAGTCCCGGCACCCAGACTGCTCTGAGATCACCATGGATGTATCCAAAGTCAAGTTGCGTGTCAAGAAACCTGATTCTAACTCCACTTACTACAATGTGGACGGGAACACCCAGTATGTGTTGACAGGAATCAAGGAACGGAAAGGGCAGCCGGAGAAAAGATCTGTCAAGCAAGGAAATGCTACTGCAGATGAACAGCAGAACCTGACCCCGATGAACCTCTCTATGCGGAAATCTAACAGGCCAGCTTCAGCACCTGCTGCCGAGAAAGAGCGCAAGGACAAGACCTCCAAGAAAGGGGAGCAAAACTCTGAGAAAGCTGGCACAGGAAAAGCAGAGAAGGGTTTGGCAGAGGAGAAGGGGACGGAGAAGCAGAAAGAGAAATGTGAACGACGGGAGAGAAGTGGTGGGAGAACAACAAGAATGGAGAAGGCTGATTGTGATGGGAAACAGGCTGAGAGTGGCCTGGAAAaagtggaaaagaaaaaagaggcCAAGAAGACCACCAAAGCTTCCCGGCTCTCGGATGGTACGGTAGTCAAGACACCAAACAGAAGGGGAAGGAAATCTGCAAAGATGACAACAGGCTCAGAAGAGAAGGATAAGATGGAGAAGgtagagaagaagaaggagaaaGCTGAAAAGGAAAGGATGGAGAAGGAGAGGACTGAAAAGGCCAGAGTGGAGAAAGAGAGGGTTGAAAAGAAGAGGTTGGAGAAGGAGAGGGTTGAGAAAGAGAGGTTGGAGAAGGAGAGGGTTGAGAAAGAGAGGTTGGAGAAGGAGAGGGTTGAACAGGAGAAGGTGGAGAAGGAGAGGGTTGAACAGGAGAAGGTGGAGAAGGAGAGGGTTGAAAAGGAGAAGGTGGAGAAGGAGAGGGTTGAAAAGGAGAAGGTGGAGAAGGAGAGGGTTGAAAAGGAGAAGGTAGAGAGGGAGAGGGTGGAGAAGGAGCAGCTTGAAAAGGAGAAGGCTGAGAGGGAGAGGGTGGAGAAGGAGCGGCTTGAAAAGGAGAAGGCAGAGAGGGATAGAGTTGAGAAAGAGAGGGCCGAGAAGGAGCGAGTAGAGAGggagaagctggagaaggagcAGGCTGAGAGGGAGAGGGTGGAGAAAGAGCGGACCGAGAGGGAGAAGGCAGAGTCAAAGAACAAAAAGACAGTGAAGTCTGACAGAAGTGCTTGCCAGAGTTCACCTAAAGTGATGAAGGATGTGGAGGATAAAGATCAAGGAAGGGATTTTGAATGTTGGGAACTTCCAAGAAAATGTGAAAGCAGGGAAGTGGCAAATACTTATGGTAAGAGAAAGGCAGAAGAATTGGAGCAGTCTTCACACTGCCAAGGGACTTCTGAGCCCTCTGTCTCCAGGAAAAGCAGAAGGAAGAAAGCTGAGGACATGCCCCTTCAGGCTTCCAGCATCTTGCGTAGCAAGCGGAAGGTACTGCAAACTTGCCAGGCCACCAGGGGCAAAGACAAACCAGCCAAGGGGCTTGGCCTGCCTGTTGTAGTTCAGCTGcagacaaaaaccaaaaaggTACAAAGCAAGAAGAAGCAGAGCCTGAGCTTGTTAGAGCCAAGCATGGTGGACGAGAACATTGTGGAGCAAGTGCTGGAAGGGGAGAATCCCACAGTGGAGACCGATGCATCAGCCATGGAGGCAGAACACCAAGTACTCATTCAGACACCTCAGGAGACCACTGCAAACAAGGACCAACATAATGTCGAGGCTCACCTTGGTCTTCTCAGGAATCCTGTAGACGGTGTAAATGAGGAAGAAAGGACTGAGATGGAGCATGGACCGGTGAACAGTGCACCAAATGAGGTTCCTGAGGCAAGGGGGAAAGCCTTGGAGCCCCAGAAGGGAGAGCAAGGTCAGCCAAGTTCTACTCTGGAGCTTCCTCGGACGGGTCACAAGCCCGCCGAAACCGAAGAAGATGAGGGTATACACAGCCACGACGGCAGTGACATCAGTGACAACGTCTCCGAGGGCAGCGACGACTCCGGCCTCAGCGGCTCAGGAAAGCTCGCAGGACCAGAGACCCCCACGGAGGAGGTGCCCCCCGTCCCCACAGCCACAGCACTCCCGAGTCACACCTGCATTTTTTGTGACCGCACGTTCCCCATGGAGGTGGAGTACCGGAGGCATTTAAATCGGCACCTGGTGAACGTATATTACTTGGAGAGCGCTGCCTCTGAGGAGCAGTGA
- the rest gene encoding RE1-silencing transcription factor isoform X2 — MAAPQLVMLANVALTSEGTNCESLTEEKQMVELKTVGSGSYSDSEDEALTRFSGFDGQAEAPLVVYDEAQPDPPCQTAAEPEPEPEETRNDQEGVAEPPEQDQSPAGVGKRKRIQRPVEPPKKKKPFHCKPCQYQAECEEDFVHHIRRHSAKKLIVVNGAEAEAEGAAKDSASSAEGGDGLVYTKGVIRCERCGYNTNRYDHYVAHLKHHTKEGDSQRVYKCTICTYTTISQYHWKKHLRNHFPSKLYTCAQCCYFSDRKNNYVQHIRTHTGERPFRCPYCKYSSSQKTHLTRHMRTHSGERPFKCETCSYLAANQHEVTRHARQVHNGPKPLSCPHCQYKTADRSNYKKHVELHINPRQFLCPVCSYAASKKCNLQYHIKSRHPDCSEITMDVSKVKLRVKKPDSNSTYYNVDGNTQYVLTGIKERKGQPEKRSVKQGNATADEQQNLTPMNLSMRKSNRPASAPAAEKERKDKTSKKGEQNSEKAGTGKAEKGLAEEKGTEKQKEKCERRERSGGRTTRMEKADCDGKQAESGLEKVEKKKEAKKTTKASRLSDGTVVKTPNRRGRKSAKMTTGSEEKDKMEKVEKKKEKAEKERMEKERTEKARVEKERVEKKRLEKERVEKERLEKERVEKERLEKERVEQEKVEKERVEQEKVEKERVEKEKVEKERVEKEKVEKERVEKEKVERERVEKEQLEKEKAERERVEKERLEKEKAERDRVEKERAEKERVEREKLEKEQAERERVEKERTEREKAESKNKKTVKSDRSACQSSPKVMKDVEDKDQGRDFECWELPRKCESREVANTYGKRKAEELEQSSHCQGTSEPSVSRKSRRKKAEDMPLQASSILRSKRKVLQTCQATRGKDKPAKGLGLPVVVQLQTKTKKVQSKKKQSLSLLEPSMVDENIVEQVLEGENPTVETDASAMEAEHQVLIQTPQETTANKDQHNVEAHLGLLRNPVDGVNEEERTEMEHGPVNSAPNEVPEARGKALEPQKGEQGQPSSTLELPRTGHKPAETEEDEGIHSHDGSDISDNVSEGSDDSGLSGSGKLAGPETPTEEVPPVPTATALPSHTCIFCDRTFPMEVEYRRHLNRHLVNVYYLESAASEEQ, encoded by the exons ATGGCTGCCCCGCAGTTGGTCATGCTTGCCAACGTGGCCCTCACTTCCGAGGGCACCAATTGTGAGAGCCTCACGGAGGAGAAACAGATGGTGGAACTGAAGACGGTGGGCAGTGGCAGCTACTCTGATAGCGAGGATGAGGCGCTGACGCGATTCAGTGGGTTTGACGGCCAAGCAGAGGCGCCTTTGGTCGTGTACGACGAGGCCCAGCCGGATCCACCATGCCAGACTGCCGCGGAGCCGGAGCCAGAGCCAGAGGAGACGAGAAATGATCAGGAGGGGGTAGCTGAACCTCCAGAGCAGGATCAGTCTCCGGCAGGAGTAGGCAAGCGTAAGCGCATACAGCGGCCTGTGGAACCACCCAAGAAGAAAAAGCCATTCCACTGCAAGCCCTGTCAGTATCAGGCGGAGTGTGAGGAGGATTTTGTCCATCACATCCGTAGGCATAGTGCCAAGAAGCTAATCGTGGTTAATGGGGCGGAGGCTGAGGCTGAGGGAGCGGCCAAGGACTCAGCATCCAGTGCTGAGGGAGGGGACGGGTTGGTGTACACGAAGGGAGTGATTCGCTGTGAACGCTGCGGCTATAATACAAACCGCTATGACCACTATGTGGCCCACCTCAAACATCACACTAAGGAGGGGGACAGCCAGAGGGTTTATAAATGTACCATCTGCACGTACACCACCATCAGTCAGTACCACTGGAAGAAGCACTTGCGGAACCACTTCCCCAGCAAGCTGTACACCTGTGCACAGTGCTGCTATTTCTCTGATCGCAAGAACAACTACGTGCAGCACATTCGCACTCACACAG GGGAGCGTCCATTCCGGTGCCCATACTGCAAGTATTCAAGCTCCCAGAAAACGCACTTGACCCGGCACATGAGAACACACTCAG GTGAGAGGCCATTTAAATGTGAGACCTGTAGCTACCTAGCTGCCAACCAGCATGAAGTGACTCGCCATGCCAGGCAGGTTCACAACGGCCCCAAACCCCTGAGCTGCCCACATTGCCAGTACAAGACGGCGGATCGCAGCAATTACAAAAAGCACGTAGAGCTTCATATCAACCCTCGGCAGTTCCTTTGCCCCGTCTGCAGCTACGCTGCCTCCAAGAAGTGCAACTTGCAGTATCACATCAAGTCCCGGCACCCAGACTGCTCTGAGATCACCATGGATGTATCCAAAGTCAAGTTGCGTGTCAAGAAACCTGATTCTAACTCCACTTACTACAATGTGGACGGGAACACCCAGTATGTGTTGACAGGAATCAAGGAACGGAAAGGGCAGCCGGAGAAAAGATCTGTCAAGCAAGGAAATGCTACTGCAGATGAACAGCAGAACCTGACCCCGATGAACCTCTCTATGCGGAAATCTAACAGGCCAGCTTCAGCACCTGCTGCCGAGAAAGAGCGCAAGGACAAGACCTCCAAGAAAGGGGAGCAAAACTCTGAGAAAGCTGGCACAGGAAAAGCAGAGAAGGGTTTGGCAGAGGAGAAGGGGACGGAGAAGCAGAAAGAGAAATGTGAACGACGGGAGAGAAGTGGTGGGAGAACAACAAGAATGGAGAAGGCTGATTGTGATGGGAAACAGGCTGAGAGTGGCCTGGAAAaagtggaaaagaaaaaagaggcCAAGAAGACCACCAAAGCTTCCCGGCTCTCGGATGGTACGGTAGTCAAGACACCAAACAGAAGGGGAAGGAAATCTGCAAAGATGACAACAGGCTCAGAAGAGAAGGATAAGATGGAGAAGgtagagaagaagaaggagaaaGCTGAAAAGGAAAGGATGGAGAAGGAGAGGACTGAAAAGGCCAGAGTGGAGAAAGAGAGGGTTGAAAAGAAGAGGTTGGAGAAGGAGAGGGTTGAGAAAGAGAGGTTGGAGAAGGAGAGGGTTGAGAAAGAGAGGTTGGAGAAGGAGAGGGTTGAACAGGAGAAGGTGGAGAAGGAGAGGGTTGAACAGGAGAAGGTGGAGAAGGAGAGGGTTGAAAAGGAGAAGGTGGAGAAGGAGAGGGTTGAAAAGGAGAAGGTGGAGAAGGAGAGGGTTGAAAAGGAGAAGGTAGAGAGGGAGAGGGTGGAGAAGGAGCAGCTTGAAAAGGAGAAGGCTGAGAGGGAGAGGGTGGAGAAGGAGCGGCTTGAAAAGGAGAAGGCAGAGAGGGATAGAGTTGAGAAAGAGAGGGCCGAGAAGGAGCGAGTAGAGAGggagaagctggagaaggagcAGGCTGAGAGGGAGAGGGTGGAGAAAGAGCGGACCGAGAGGGAGAAGGCAGAGTCAAAGAACAAAAAGACAGTGAAGTCTGACAGAAGTGCTTGCCAGAGTTCACCTAAAGTGATGAAGGATGTGGAGGATAAAGATCAAGGAAGGGATTTTGAATGTTGGGAACTTCCAAGAAAATGTGAAAGCAGGGAAGTGGCAAATACTTATGGTAAGAGAAAGGCAGAAGAATTGGAGCAGTCTTCACACTGCCAAGGGACTTCTGAGCCCTCTGTCTCCAGGAAAAGCAGAAGGAAGAAAGCTGAGGACATGCCCCTTCAGGCTTCCAGCATCTTGCGTAGCAAGCGGAAGGTACTGCAAACTTGCCAGGCCACCAGGGGCAAAGACAAACCAGCCAAGGGGCTTGGCCTGCCTGTTGTAGTTCAGCTGcagacaaaaaccaaaaaggTACAAAGCAAGAAGAAGCAGAGCCTGAGCTTGTTAGAGCCAAGCATGGTGGACGAGAACATTGTGGAGCAAGTGCTGGAAGGGGAGAATCCCACAGTGGAGACCGATGCATCAGCCATGGAGGCAGAACACCAAGTACTCATTCAGACACCTCAGGAGACCACTGCAAACAAGGACCAACATAATGTCGAGGCTCACCTTGGTCTTCTCAGGAATCCTGTAGACGGTGTAAATGAGGAAGAAAGGACTGAGATGGAGCATGGACCGGTGAACAGTGCACCAAATGAGGTTCCTGAGGCAAGGGGGAAAGCCTTGGAGCCCCAGAAGGGAGAGCAAGGTCAGCCAAGTTCTACTCTGGAGCTTCCTCGGACGGGTCACAAGCCCGCCGAAACCGAAGAAGATGAGGGTATACACAGCCACGACGGCAGTGACATCAGTGACAACGTCTCCGAGGGCAGCGACGACTCCGGCCTCAGCGGCTCAGGAAAGCTCGCAGGACCAGAGACCCCCACGGAGGAGGTGCCCCCCGTCCCCACAGCCACAGCACTCCCGAGTCACACCTGCATTTTTTGTGACCGCACGTTCCCCATGGAGGTGGAGTACCGGAGGCATTTAAATCGGCACCTGGTGAACGTATATTACTTGGAGAGCGCTGCCTCTGAGGAGCAGTGA
- the noa1 gene encoding nitric oxide-associated protein 1 — MQRFVQVTLKRFLNCKLSRHLSMSCLRLPNGIKSNKLQGECSISLTYKINPIHLTISNSPWTIRHRFYYADPGVRGAPQRGTKNNRKSKKYTSVEPETEEEFVFLDYSDPEEPRELELPLEISAQVDTAMAIDKKVRKMSSTEVSHRALEVQLQSIKDVIREDPDIEFHDAGYSHVKSTRTNPSKHRVYGTPDPEVPVSSTCCSGCGAVMHCTVPDLPGYLPSEKYKRLSEENTLDKAICQRCFLLVHHQKALSVQMKKEEYRSIVSRIRNEKALVLLIVDLLDVPDSIIPDLIDLVGERKHIVVLGNKIDLLPGDSDNYLKRIKAQLLQYCTDFGISPGNSIKDVHLISAKTGYGVENLISSLQSSWKYKGDVYLVGTANAGKSTLFNTLLESDYCKSKGSDVIHKATISPWPGTTLNLLKFPIINPTPYRMFRRHERLRSGATAGEVVMNPQEMQKLQQLSKQGYLVGHVGRTFRQDAQKRLHAGIVEFDPEELSYGGAEGDFEGKVIRPQSCDPVEFTHNELKDAHWLYDTPGIMKECDILSLLNEQELKMVVPTHAIVPRTFVLKPGTVLFLGALARIDYLEGETSCWFSVIVSNLIPVHITSLEKADDIYHKHAGKTLLRVPTGGEERMKGFPPLIPHDFEMRGRGNQEATADIKVSSAGWVAVTGQDGDQLHIRVHAPEGVGLSLRAPPLLPHIVNIKGERIRKTPAYKPKKPRPLVDKSLSAEGAERLKFRKK; from the exons ATGCAAAGATTCGTTCAAGTTACTTTGAAACGatttttaaattgcaaattATCACGACACCTATCCATGTCGTGTCTCCGACTACCTAACGGAATCAAGTCGAATAAGTTACAGGGCGAGTGCAGCATTTCGTTAACATATAAAATAAATCCAATCCACCTGACGATATCTAATTCTCCATGGACAATAAGACACAGATTCTACTATGCTGACCCAGGAGTACGTGGTGCACCTCAAAGAGGTACGAAGAATAACCGAAAGTCAAAGAAATACACCTCCGTAGAACCAGAGACTGAGGAAGAATTCGTTTTTCTGGACTACTCGGATCCAGAAGAACCCAGAGAACTTGAGCTTCCTTTGGAGATATCTGCGCAAGTGGATACTGCAATGGCCATTGATAAAAAGGTGCGAAAGATGAGCAGTACCGAGGTGAGTCATAGGGCACTGGAAGTACAGTTGCAGTCAATTAAGGACGTAATTAGAGAAGATCCAGACATTGAGTTTCATGATGCTGGTTACTCTCATGTAAAGTCAACAAGGACCAACCCTAGCAAGCACCGAGTGTACGGCACACCAGATCCAGAGGTACCCGTAAGTAGTACATGCTGCTCTGGGTGTGGTGCTGTGATGCACTGCACGGTCCCAGATTTACCTGGTTATCTGCCCAGCGAAAAATACAAACGTTTATCCGAGGAAAATACACTGGACAAAGCGATTTGTCAGCGCTGTTTCTTACTGGTGCACCACCAAAAGGCGTTAAGTGTGCAAATGAAAAAGGAGGAGTATCGCAGTATTGTTAGCCGTATACGGAATGAGAAGGCTTTAGTATTGTTGATTGTGGATCTCCTGGATGTCCCGGATTCTATTATACCGGATCTGATTGATTTGGTAGGGGAAAGAAAACATATTGTGGTGCTAGGAAATAAAATTGACTTGCTGCCGGGGGACTCTGATAACTACTTAAAACGAATCAAGGCTCAGCTTTTGCAGTACTGCACAGACTTCGGCATTTCCCCCGGCAACAGCATAAAAGATGTCCATCTCATAAGTGCCAAAACAGGCTATGGCGTTGAGAATCTCATATCAAGCCTTCAGTCGTCTTGGAAGTATAAAGGAGATGTTTATTTGGTGGGGACCGCCAACGCTGGGAAGTCTACGCTGTTCAACACGTTGCTGGAATCTGACTATTGCAAATCTAAGGGGTCGGATGTGATTCACAAAGCCACGATATCTCCTTGGCCAG GAACAACATTGAACCTGTTGAAGTTTCCCATCATAAATCCCACTCCATACCGCATGTTCAGACGGCATGAGAGGCTGAGGAGCGGCGCGACTGCAGGGGAGGTGGTGATGAATCCGCAGGAGATGCAGAAACTGCAGCAGCTCAGCAAGCAAGGGTACTTAGTAG GCCATGTGGGCAGAACCTTCCGGCAAGACGCGCAGAAACGGCTACATGCCGGCATCGTGGAATTTGATCCCGAGGAACTCAGCTATGGAGGAGCCGAAGGGGACTTTGAGGGGAAGGTGATCAGACCACAATCCTGTGACCCAGTGGAGTTCACCCACAACGAGCTCAAAGATGCCCATTGGCTGTATGACACACCAGGCATCATGAAAGAGTGTGAT ATTCTCAGCCTGCTAAATGAACAAGAGCTGAAGATGGTAGTGCCCACTCATGCCATTGTGCCAAGGACCTTTGTCTTGAAGCCTGGCACGGTGCTGTTTCTGGGAGCACTGGCACGGATCGATTATCTAGAG GGTGAAACATCCTGTTGGTTCTCTGTCATTGTTTCCAATCTGATCCCAGTTCACATCACTAGTCTGGAGAAAGCAGACGACATCTACCacaagcatgctgggaaaacacTACTCAGG GTACCAACTGGAGGAGAGGAACGGATGAAGGGGTTTCCACCACTCATTCCACATGACTTTGAgatgagggggcggggcaaTCAGGAGGCCACAGCTGACATCAAGGTCTCCTCTGCAG GTTGGGTGGCTGTGACAGGCCAAGATGGTGACCAGCTCCACATCCGGGTTCATGCACCGGAGGGGGTTGGACTGTCTCTGAGGGCACCCCCATTACTCCCCCACATTGTCAACATTAAGGGGGAGCGCATCCGCAAGACCCCTGCCTACAAACCCAAGAAGCCCCGACCCCTGGTGGACAAGAGCCTATCAGCAGAAGGGGCAGAACGTTTGAAGTTTAGAAAGAAGTAG